One Pyrus communis chromosome 4, drPyrComm1.1, whole genome shotgun sequence genomic region harbors:
- the LOC137730559 gene encoding GDSL esterase/lipase At4g16230-like, with the protein MGGLSNRTVTKPGIFFQISTIFVFFWRICLAKYVPANFVFGDSLVDAGNNNYFVSLSKANYLPNGIDFGKPTGRYTNGRTTIDIIGQQLGFKGFSPPYLSPATAGPKVLQGVNYASGGGGILNHTGKIFGGRLNMDEQLDFFANTRQDIISSIGLPAALQLLSKALFSVTMGSNDFINNYLTPVISAPEQKLIPPETFVGIMISRYRLQLTRLYNLGARKILVTNVGPIGCIPYERDTNLGAGDSCVEKPNQLARLFNPELKSLLTELNANLEGSKFVYADVYGILNDITQNYISFGFVNANSACCHVAGRFGGLIPCGPPSKVCRERSKYVFWDPYHPSDAANVIIARRLLYGDSNDISPINVLQLIQS; encoded by the exons ATGGGTGGCCTATCAAATAGAACAGTCACTAAGCCTGGCATTTTCTTccaaatttcaacaatttttgtgtttttttggaGAATATGCTTGGCAAAATATGTTCCTGCAAATTTTGTGTTTGGGGATTCTCTGGTCGATGCAGGAAATAACAACTACTTTGTGTCACTCTCCAAGGCCAACTATCTTCCTAATGGAATCGATTTCGGAAAGCCAACTGGAAGATACACAAATGGAAGAACAACTATTGACATCATAG GTCAGCAACTTGGCTTCAAAGGTTTCAGTCCTCCTTACTTGTCTCCAGCAACTGCCGGGCCGAAAGTTCTGCAGGGTGTAAATTATGCTTCAGGTGGAGGTGGAATTCTTAATCACACAGGAAAGATTTTT GGAGGTCGATTAAACATGGATGAACAGCTAGATTTCTTTGCTAATACCAGACAAGACATTATCTCCAGCATTGGCCTTCCTGCAGCTCTGCAGCTATTAAGCAAGGCTCTCTTCTCCGTAACAATGGGCTCGAACGATTTCATTAACAACTACTTGACGCCGGTGATCTCAGCTCCTGAGCAAAAATTGATACCTCCGGAAACATTTGTGGGAATTATGATTTCAAGATACAGGCTACAACTCACT AGACTGTACAATTTGGGAGCAAGGAAGATTCTTGTGACAAATGTAGGACCAATTGGGTGCATACCCTATGAGAGGGATACAAATCTTGGTGCAGGAGATTCCTGTGTCGAAAAACCAAATCAGTTAGCGCGATTGTTCAACCCCGAGTTGAAGAGCCTTCTCACGGAGCTCAACGCCAACCTTGAGGGGTCCAAATTTGTTTATGCAGATGTTTATGGCATTCTAAATGACATTACTCAGAACTACATATCATTTG GTTTTGTGAATGCAAATTCTGCATGCTGTCATGTGGCGGGGCGCTTCGGGGGTCTGATTCCGTGCGGTCCTCCGTCCAAAGTTTGCAGGGAGAGATCAAAGTACGTGTTCTGGGATCCCTACCATCCTTCTGATGCTGCTAATGTAATCATAGCAAGACGTCTCTTGTATGGAGACTCCAATGACATTTCACCCATCAATGTTCTGCAACTCATTCAGTCTTAA